Proteins found in one Micromonospora sp. WMMD1082 genomic segment:
- a CDS encoding LacI family DNA-binding transcriptional regulator translates to MTDVARLAGVSHQTVSRVLNGHPNVREQTRLRVQAAIAELGYRPNRAARALVTGRSQVIGVVAQNTTLYGPASLLAALEQTAAEAGFAVSVGSVRSLDHRSISAVVERHLAHRVAGIVVIAPVESAGEALERLPKDVPLVTVDGDPHRPMPLVTVDQAAGARAATQHLLDAGHRTVWHVSGPSDWFDSAGRIEGWRAALLAAGAEVPPLVPADWSAAAGYRCGQMLARMTDVTAVFTANDHLALGVLRALHEHGLRVPDDISVVGFDDVPEAAYFIPPLTTVRPDFGAVARASLEMLLAQIESASGGALRATIAPSLVARRSVGPPPRR, encoded by the coding sequence ATGACGGACGTGGCCCGCCTCGCTGGTGTCTCCCACCAGACGGTGTCGCGGGTGCTCAACGGTCACCCGAACGTACGCGAGCAGACCCGGCTGCGGGTCCAGGCGGCCATCGCCGAGCTCGGCTACCGGCCGAACCGGGCGGCCCGCGCGCTGGTCACCGGCCGGTCGCAGGTGATCGGCGTGGTCGCCCAGAACACCACCCTCTACGGCCCGGCCTCGCTGCTCGCCGCGCTGGAGCAGACGGCCGCCGAGGCCGGCTTCGCGGTCAGCGTGGGCAGCGTGCGCAGCCTCGACCACCGATCGATCTCCGCGGTGGTCGAGCGGCACCTGGCCCACCGGGTGGCCGGCATCGTGGTGATCGCGCCGGTGGAGTCGGCCGGCGAGGCGCTGGAACGCCTGCCCAAGGACGTGCCGCTGGTCACCGTCGACGGTGACCCGCACCGGCCGATGCCGCTGGTCACGGTGGATCAGGCCGCTGGCGCCCGGGCCGCGACGCAGCACCTGCTCGACGCCGGCCACCGTACGGTCTGGCACGTCTCCGGGCCGTCCGACTGGTTCGACAGCGCGGGCCGCATCGAGGGCTGGCGGGCGGCGCTGCTCGCGGCCGGCGCGGAGGTCCCGCCGCTGGTGCCGGCGGACTGGTCCGCGGCGGCCGGCTACCGGTGCGGGCAGATGCTGGCCCGGATGACCGACGTCACCGCCGTCTTCACCGCCAACGATCACCTGGCTCTCGGCGTGCTGCGGGCACTGCACGAGCACGGCCTCCGGGTGCCGGACGACATCAGTGTGGTCGGCTTCGACGACGTGCCGGAGGCCGCCTACTTCATCCCGCCGCTGACCACCGTGCGGCCGGACTTCGGCGCGGTGGCCCGGGCGAGCCTGGAGATGCTGCTGGCCCAGATCGAGTCGGCCAGCGGTGGCGCGTTGCGCGCGACCATCGCGCCGTCGCTGGTCGCCCGCCGCAGCGTCGGCCCGCCACCCCGCCGCTGA
- the araA gene encoding L-arabinose isomerase, producing MATHPAPEVWFLTGSQAMYGEDTLRQVADQSRQIAAVLDDSPHIPARVVWKPVLTTSADILRVCRDAAAQGAVGVIAWMHTFSPAKMWISGLDALRTPLLHLHTQANVLLPWDEIDMDFMNLNQAAHGDREFGYVQTRLGVARKTVAGHVSDPRVVARVGAWTRAAIGWSAMRSLRLARFGDNMRDVAVTEGDKVEAELRFGVSVNTYGVNDLVRVVDEVADAQIDDLVKEYDDTFRVAAALRPGGERHDSLRYAARLELGLRTFLDAGGFGAFTTNFEDLGGLRQLPGIAVQRLMADGYGFGGEGDWKTSVLVHTLKAMAAGAEGGTSFMEDYTYDLTPGEELVLGAHMLEVCPTIAADVPNVEIHPLSIGAREDPVRLVFDAAPGPAVVLGLADMGERFRLVANEVDVVSPPQPLRRLPVARAVWRPRPHLAGSAEAWITAGAPHHTVLSQAVGVEELHDLAEMSRTELVVIDADTDPRRFADELRWNQAYYRLARGF from the coding sequence ATGGCAACACACCCTGCACCCGAGGTCTGGTTTCTCACCGGAAGCCAGGCGATGTACGGCGAGGACACGCTCCGGCAGGTGGCCGACCAGTCCCGTCAGATCGCCGCCGTGCTCGACGACTCGCCGCACATCCCCGCCCGGGTGGTCTGGAAGCCCGTCCTGACCACCAGCGCCGACATCCTGCGGGTCTGCCGGGATGCCGCGGCGCAGGGGGCGGTCGGGGTCATCGCCTGGATGCACACCTTCTCGCCGGCGAAGATGTGGATCTCCGGTCTGGACGCGCTGCGGACACCGCTGCTGCACCTGCACACCCAGGCCAACGTCCTGCTGCCATGGGACGAGATCGACATGGACTTCATGAACCTGAACCAGGCCGCGCACGGCGACCGGGAGTTCGGGTACGTCCAGACCCGGCTCGGGGTGGCCCGCAAGACGGTCGCCGGGCACGTCTCCGACCCGCGTGTGGTCGCCCGCGTCGGCGCCTGGACCCGGGCGGCGATCGGGTGGTCGGCGATGCGGTCGTTGCGCCTGGCGCGCTTCGGCGACAACATGCGTGACGTCGCGGTGACCGAGGGGGACAAGGTCGAGGCGGAGTTGCGCTTCGGGGTCTCGGTGAACACCTACGGGGTCAACGACCTGGTGCGGGTGGTCGACGAGGTGGCCGACGCGCAGATCGACGACCTGGTCAAGGAGTACGACGACACCTTCCGCGTCGCCGCCGCGCTGCGGCCCGGTGGCGAGCGGCACGACTCGCTGCGCTACGCCGCCCGGCTGGAGCTGGGCCTGCGTACGTTCCTGGACGCGGGCGGGTTCGGTGCGTTCACCACGAACTTCGAGGACCTCGGCGGGCTGCGCCAGCTGCCCGGCATCGCGGTGCAGCGGCTCATGGCCGACGGCTACGGCTTCGGCGGTGAGGGGGACTGGAAGACCTCGGTGCTGGTCCACACGCTCAAGGCGATGGCGGCCGGTGCCGAGGGCGGTACGTCGTTCATGGAGGACTACACCTACGACCTCACCCCGGGCGAGGAACTGGTGCTCGGCGCCCACATGCTCGAGGTGTGCCCCACGATCGCCGCCGACGTACCGAACGTGGAGATCCACCCGCTGAGCATCGGCGCCCGGGAGGACCCGGTCCGGCTGGTCTTCGACGCCGCACCGGGCCCGGCGGTGGTGCTCGGCCTGGCCGACATGGGCGAGCGGTTCCGGCTGGTGGCGAACGAGGTCGACGTGGTGTCCCCGCCGCAGCCGCTGCGGCGGCTGCCGGTGGCCCGGGCGGTCTGGCGGCCACGCCCGCACCTGGCCGGCTCGGCCGAGGCGTGGATCACCGCGGGCGCGCCGCACCACACGGTGCTGTCCCAGGCGGTGGGGGTGGAGGAGCTGCACGACCTGGCCGAGATGAGCCGTACGGAGCTGGTCGTCATCGACGCCGACACCGACCCCCGCCGGTTCGCCGACGAGCTGCGGTGGAACCAGGCGTACTACCGGCTCGCCCGCGGGTTCTGA
- the yjfF gene encoding galactofuranose ABC transporter, permease protein YjfF, with protein sequence MTTSSLRTGPRWAGLPRRHVPVLATLALLLVMYGIGVSQYRAFSNVQVVFNVFIDNGFLLVIAVGMTFVILTGGIDLSVGSVAAMTAMVSAWLLQSGLPALPVLVIALLIGPTLGFLMGCAIHFFDIQPFIVTLAGMFFARGMCTFISNASIPIADGFWTTMSQYRIGDPRGNFVSVSVLVAFAVVLVAAYVLAYTRLGRNVYAIGGNPQSALLMGLPVGRTRIAVYTISGLCAAIGGILLSFYTLSGAPLIAVGMELDVIAAVVIGGTVLTGGSGYVFGTVLGVLVLGVIQTLITFDGSLNSWWTKIVIGGLLFAFILLQRLIGIRYK encoded by the coding sequence ATGACCACCAGCTCGTTGCGCACCGGACCGCGCTGGGCCGGGCTGCCCCGGCGACACGTGCCGGTGCTGGCCACCCTCGCCCTGCTGCTGGTGATGTACGGCATCGGGGTGTCCCAGTACCGGGCGTTCTCCAACGTGCAGGTCGTCTTCAACGTCTTCATCGACAACGGGTTCCTGCTCGTCATCGCCGTCGGAATGACCTTCGTGATCCTCACCGGCGGCATCGACCTGTCGGTGGGCTCGGTGGCGGCGATGACCGCGATGGTCTCGGCGTGGTTGCTCCAGTCGGGCCTGCCCGCGTTGCCGGTGCTGGTCATCGCCCTGCTCATCGGGCCGACGCTCGGGTTCCTGATGGGCTGCGCGATCCACTTCTTCGACATCCAACCCTTCATCGTCACCCTGGCCGGGATGTTCTTCGCCCGCGGCATGTGCACGTTCATCAGCAACGCGTCGATCCCGATCGCCGACGGCTTCTGGACCACCATGTCGCAGTACCGGATCGGGGATCCCCGGGGCAACTTCGTCTCGGTGAGCGTGCTCGTCGCGTTCGCCGTGGTCCTGGTCGCCGCGTACGTGCTGGCGTACACCCGCCTCGGGCGCAACGTGTACGCGATCGGCGGCAACCCGCAGTCGGCGCTGCTGATGGGCCTGCCGGTGGGCCGTACCCGGATCGCCGTCTACACCATCAGCGGCCTGTGCGCGGCGATCGGCGGGATCCTGCTGTCGTTCTACACGCTCTCCGGCGCGCCGCTGATCGCCGTCGGGATGGAGCTGGACGTGATCGCGGCCGTGGTCATCGGCGGCACCGTGCTCACCGGCGGCTCGGGGTACGTCTTCGGCACCGTGCTCGGCGTGCTGGTGCTGGGCGTGATCCAGACCTTGATCACCTTCGACGGCAGTCTCAACTCCTGGTGGACCAAGATCGTGATCGGGGGCCTGCTCTTCGCGTTCATCCTGCTCCAACGCCTCATCGGCATCCGCTACAAGTGA
- a CDS encoding ABC transporter permease, whose protein sequence is MRQRVAPVLGHRLFWPVAVLAVMLAANTIYRPGFLAVEVNNGHLYGTPIDILRLSAPLILVGLGMTLVISTGGIDLSVGSVCAISGAIACLYISRAPDQNNLAMVLTALAMALGVALVLGAWNGVLVSVIGIQPIIATLILMVAGRGLAQLITEGQIITINSGPYRAIGLGHFLTLPLAIFIALAAALLVAAFTRRTALGMIIESVGGNREASRLAGIRSGRVVFLVYVASAACAAIAGFMMTANVSSADGNAAGLWVELDAILAVVIGGTSLAGGRFYLSGTILGALIIQTLTTTVYAMNISPQTALLFKAVVVIAVCLIQAPAFRARLGRRRRGAPPPQSSPRRQKEQVSA, encoded by the coding sequence ATGAGGCAGCGCGTCGCACCGGTGCTGGGTCACCGGCTGTTCTGGCCGGTCGCCGTTCTCGCGGTGATGCTGGCGGCCAACACGATCTACCGCCCCGGCTTCCTGGCCGTCGAGGTGAACAACGGACACCTGTACGGCACCCCGATCGACATCCTGCGGTTGAGCGCACCGCTGATCCTGGTCGGGCTGGGCATGACCCTGGTCATCTCCACCGGCGGCATCGATCTCTCCGTCGGTTCGGTCTGCGCCATCAGCGGCGCCATCGCCTGCCTCTACATCAGCCGGGCGCCCGACCAGAACAACCTGGCCATGGTGCTGACCGCGCTGGCGATGGCGCTCGGGGTGGCGCTGGTGCTCGGCGCCTGGAACGGCGTCCTGGTCTCCGTGATCGGCATCCAGCCGATCATCGCCACGCTCATCCTGATGGTGGCCGGTCGGGGCCTCGCGCAGCTGATCACCGAGGGTCAGATCATCACCATCAACTCCGGTCCGTACCGGGCGATCGGGCTGGGCCACTTCCTCACCCTGCCGCTGGCGATCTTCATCGCGTTGGCCGCGGCCCTGCTCGTCGCGGCGTTCACCCGCCGTACCGCGCTCGGCATGATCATCGAATCGGTGGGCGGCAACCGGGAGGCCAGCCGGCTGGCCGGGATCCGTTCCGGCCGGGTCGTCTTCCTGGTCTACGTCGCCAGCGCCGCGTGCGCCGCGATCGCCGGGTTCATGATGACCGCCAACGTCTCCAGCGCGGACGGCAACGCCGCCGGCCTGTGGGTGGAACTCGACGCGATCCTCGCGGTGGTCATCGGCGGCACCTCGCTGGCGGGTGGCCGGTTCTACCTCAGCGGCACCATCCTCGGTGCGCTGATCATCCAGACCCTCACCACCACGGTGTACGCCATGAACATCTCGCCGCAGACGGCGTTGCTGTTCAAGGCGGTCGTGGTCATCGCCGTCTGCCTCATCCAGGCGCCGGCCTTCCGCGCCAGACTCGGCCGGCGCCGGCGCGGTGCCCCGCCACCGCAGTCGTCGCCGCGGCGGCAGAAGGAGCAGGTGTCGGCATGA
- a CDS encoding sugar ABC transporter ATP-binding protein translates to MAEGRPVLTMTGISKSFPGVRALHHVDFRLLPGEVHALMGENGAGKSTLIKVLTGVYGIDEGAVTLDGEQVAFTGPMQASAAGVSTVYQEVNLCPNLSVAENIFIGREPRRLGAVRWGEVRRRARQLLARLDLDIDVTAPVASFSLAVQQMVAIARAIDVRARVLILDEPTSSLDAGEVAQLFRIMRQLRDEGIAILFVTHFLDQVYDIADRITVLRNGTLVGEYPIAELPQLALVEKMIGKELDVLERIEEHPRRELAALEGGTPFVQVSELGRKGAVAPFSLTIHAGEVVGLAGLLGSGRTEVARLFFGADRADHGAVAVRGRSASLRNPVQAIDHGIGFCSENRRAEGIVPDLTVRENMILAMQAARGWLRPIPRRRQDELVDRYVTALSIRPANPDLPVRNLSGGNQQKVLLARWLITEPRLLILDEPTRGIDIGAKAEIQKLVVQLSDGGMAVLFISAELEEVLRLSHKIAVMRDRELVAQLVNDDTVDADRVMQTIASGSRSAEADQ, encoded by the coding sequence ATGGCGGAGGGTCGTCCGGTCCTGACGATGACCGGGATCAGCAAGTCCTTTCCCGGGGTGCGCGCACTCCACCACGTCGACTTCCGGCTCCTCCCCGGTGAGGTGCACGCCCTGATGGGCGAGAACGGCGCCGGCAAGTCAACGCTGATCAAGGTGTTGACGGGGGTGTACGGCATCGACGAGGGCGCCGTCACCCTCGATGGCGAGCAGGTGGCCTTCACCGGACCGATGCAGGCGTCCGCCGCCGGGGTCAGCACGGTCTACCAGGAGGTCAATCTCTGCCCGAACCTGTCGGTCGCGGAGAACATCTTCATCGGCCGGGAACCGCGCCGCCTCGGTGCCGTCCGCTGGGGCGAGGTCCGGCGGCGCGCCCGGCAGCTGCTGGCCCGTCTGGATCTCGACATCGACGTCACGGCGCCGGTGGCGAGCTTCTCGCTGGCCGTGCAGCAGATGGTCGCGATCGCCCGGGCGATCGACGTGCGGGCCCGCGTACTGATCCTGGACGAGCCGACCTCCAGCCTGGACGCCGGCGAGGTCGCGCAGCTGTTCCGTATCATGCGCCAGCTGCGCGACGAGGGGATCGCCATCCTCTTCGTGACCCACTTCCTCGACCAGGTCTACGACATCGCCGACCGCATCACCGTCCTGCGCAACGGCACCCTCGTCGGGGAGTACCCGATCGCCGAGCTGCCGCAGCTGGCCCTGGTCGAGAAGATGATCGGCAAGGAACTCGACGTCCTCGAACGGATCGAGGAGCATCCCCGGCGGGAACTGGCCGCCCTGGAGGGCGGGACGCCCTTCGTGCAGGTGTCGGAGCTCGGCCGCAAGGGCGCGGTCGCCCCGTTCAGCCTGACCATCCACGCCGGTGAGGTGGTCGGTCTGGCCGGGCTGCTGGGCTCCGGGCGTACCGAGGTGGCCAGGTTGTTCTTCGGCGCCGACCGGGCCGACCACGGTGCGGTCGCCGTGCGTGGCAGGTCGGCGAGCCTGCGCAACCCGGTACAGGCCATCGACCACGGGATCGGTTTCTGCTCCGAGAATCGCCGCGCGGAGGGCATCGTTCCCGACCTGACGGTCCGCGAGAACATGATCCTCGCGATGCAGGCCGCCCGGGGCTGGCTGCGGCCCATCCCGCGGCGCCGCCAGGACGAGCTGGTCGACCGGTACGTCACGGCGCTGAGCATCCGCCCGGCAAACCCCGACCTGCCGGTACGCAACCTCTCCGGCGGCAACCAGCAGAAGGTGCTGCTGGCCCGCTGGCTGATCACCGAGCCCCGGCTGCTGATCCTCGACGAACCGACCCGTGGCATCGACATCGGCGCGAAGGCCGAGATCCAGAAGCTGGTGGTGCAGCTCTCCGACGGCGGCATGGCGGTGCTGTTCATCTCCGCCGAACTGGAGGAGGTGCTGCGGCTGAGCCACAAGATCGCGGTGATGCGCGACCGGGAGCTGGTCGCGCAGCTCGTCAACGACGACACCGTCGACGCCGATCGCGTCATGCAGACCATCGCCAGTGGATCCCGGTCGGCGGAGGCGGACCAATGA
- a CDS encoding ABC transporter substrate-binding protein → MRNMRRSLAPRRALAAVAAVLLAGTVAACGNSDTGAGGDDGAIVLGFSQVGAESGWRTANTNSIKEAAAEAGVELKFDDAQQKQENQIKAIRNYIQQKVDVIAFSPVVESGWDTVLKEAKDAGIPVILTDRAVDSADTSLYKTFLGSDFVKEGRLSGEWLVENSKAATGDVNIVELQGTTGSAPANDRKKGFAEAIAADPKLKVIASQTGDFTRAGGKQVMEQFLKAHPKIDVLFAHNDDMGLGALEAITAAGKEPGKDIVIITIDAVKDGMQALADGKFNFIAECSPLLGPQLMELAKKVHAGEEVPARIETEETTFTQEQAKEALPNRKY, encoded by the coding sequence ATGAGGAACATGCGAAGGTCCCTGGCGCCTCGACGCGCCCTCGCCGCCGTCGCCGCCGTCCTGCTCGCCGGCACCGTCGCGGCCTGTGGCAACAGCGACACCGGCGCGGGAGGCGACGACGGCGCGATCGTCCTGGGCTTCTCCCAGGTCGGCGCGGAGAGCGGCTGGCGGACGGCCAACACCAACTCCATCAAGGAGGCGGCGGCCGAGGCGGGCGTCGAGCTGAAGTTCGACGACGCCCAGCAGAAGCAGGAGAACCAGATCAAGGCGATCCGCAACTACATCCAGCAGAAGGTCGACGTGATCGCCTTCTCGCCGGTGGTGGAGTCCGGCTGGGACACGGTGCTCAAGGAGGCCAAGGACGCCGGCATCCCGGTCATCCTGACCGACCGGGCGGTGGACTCCGCCGACACGTCGCTGTACAAGACCTTCCTCGGCTCGGACTTCGTGAAGGAGGGCCGGCTGTCGGGGGAGTGGCTGGTGGAGAACTCCAAGGCCGCCACCGGTGACGTGAACATCGTCGAGTTGCAGGGCACCACCGGCTCGGCCCCGGCCAACGACCGCAAGAAGGGCTTCGCCGAGGCGATCGCGGCCGACCCCAAGCTGAAGGTGATCGCCTCCCAGACCGGTGACTTCACCCGGGCCGGCGGCAAGCAGGTCATGGAGCAGTTCCTGAAGGCCCATCCGAAGATCGACGTGCTCTTCGCGCACAACGACGACATGGGTCTCGGTGCGCTGGAGGCGATCACCGCGGCGGGCAAGGAGCCCGGCAAGGACATCGTCATCATCACCATCGACGCGGTCAAGGACGGCATGCAGGCCCTGGCCGACGGCAAGTTCAACTTCATCGCGGAGTGCAGCCCGCTGCTCGGGCCCCAGCTGATGGAGCTGGCCAAGAAGGTGCACGCCGGCGAGGAGGTCCCGGCGCGGATCGAGACCGAGGAGACCACCTTTACCCAGGAGCAGGCCAAGGAGGCCCTGCCCAACCGCAAGTACTGA
- a CDS encoding L-ribulose-5-phosphate 4-epimerase, with amino-acid sequence MSAELTRLVTDLRESVARLHGELTRYGLVAWTAGNVSARVPGHDLMVIKPSGVDYDDLSADNMVLCDLGGVPVEGELSPSSDTAAHAYVYRAMPEVGGVVHTHSTYATAWAARGESIPCHLTAQADEFGGEIPAGPFALIGGDDIGKGIVSTLTGHRSPAVLMRNHGVFTIGRDARSAVKAAVMCEDVARTAHLARALGQPVPMAQADVDALYHRYQNVYGQRPSSPANS; translated from the coding sequence ATGAGTGCCGAACTGACCCGCCTGGTGACCGACCTGCGCGAGAGCGTCGCCCGGCTGCACGGGGAGCTGACCCGGTACGGCCTGGTCGCCTGGACGGCCGGCAACGTCTCCGCGCGGGTACCCGGTCACGACCTCATGGTGATCAAGCCGAGCGGTGTCGACTACGACGACCTCTCGGCCGACAACATGGTGCTCTGCGACCTCGGCGGGGTGCCCGTCGAGGGGGAGCTGTCGCCGTCGAGCGACACCGCGGCGCACGCCTACGTCTACCGCGCCATGCCCGAGGTCGGCGGCGTCGTGCACACCCACAGCACGTACGCCACGGCCTGGGCGGCGCGGGGCGAGTCGATCCCGTGCCACCTGACCGCGCAGGCCGACGAGTTCGGCGGGGAGATCCCGGCGGGCCCGTTCGCGCTGATCGGCGGCGACGACATCGGCAAGGGGATCGTCAGCACCCTCACCGGGCACCGTTCGCCCGCGGTGCTGATGCGCAACCACGGCGTCTTCACCATCGGGCGCGACGCCCGGTCGGCGGTCAAGGCCGCGGTGATGTGTGAGGACGTCGCCCGGACCGCGCACCTGGCGCGCGCGCTCGGGCAACCGGTGCCGATGGCGCAGGCCGACGTCGACGCCCTCTACCACCGCTACCAGAACGTCTACGGCCAACGTCCCTCGTCCCCGGCGAACTCCTAG
- the araB gene encoding ribulokinase: MSGVDPAGDRYVVGVDYGTLSGRALVVRVRDGAELGTAVHEYRNAVISSALPEDGTPLPPDWALQDPQDYRDVLRHAVPAAVAAAGVDPQDVVGIGIDFTACTVLPTLADGTPLCEVPELRQRPHSWVKLWKHHAAQPHADRINALAHERAEPWIGRYGGKISAEWQFAKGLQILEEDPEVYRRAERFIEAADWIVWQLCGVETRNVCTAGYKGIRQDGAYPSVDYLTALHPGFGDFVTKLDGPLRPLAARAGGLTARAAAWTGLPEGVAVAVGNVDAHVTAAAAQAIEPGRLVAIMGTSTCHVVNGSHLAEVAGMCGVVDGGISAGSWGYEAGQSGVGDIFGWFVEQAAPAGVDSHERLTELAAAQPVGAHGLVALDWWNGNRSLLVNHDLSGLIVGLTLATRPADVYRALLEATAYGTRMIIEAFVEAGIAVDDLVVAGGLTSNELLMQIYADVTNRPLGIIGSAQGPALGSAIHAAVAAGAYPSIHEASRVMGRMRAAVYRPDPDRVRAYDALYAEYRALHDHFGRGANDVMLRLRAIRNAAVESAPSQRDAALEVVA; this comes from the coding sequence ATGAGCGGTGTGGATCCAGCGGGCGACCGGTACGTCGTCGGCGTCGACTACGGCACCCTGTCCGGACGGGCCCTGGTGGTCCGCGTCCGCGACGGCGCCGAGCTGGGGACGGCGGTGCACGAGTACCGCAACGCGGTCATCAGCTCCGCGCTGCCGGAGGATGGGACGCCGCTGCCGCCGGACTGGGCGTTGCAGGATCCGCAGGACTACCGCGACGTGCTGCGGCACGCCGTACCCGCGGCCGTGGCCGCCGCCGGGGTCGACCCGCAGGATGTCGTCGGCATCGGCATCGACTTCACCGCCTGCACCGTCCTGCCGACGCTCGCCGACGGTACGCCCCTGTGCGAGGTGCCGGAGCTGCGCCAGCGCCCGCACTCCTGGGTGAAGCTCTGGAAGCACCACGCGGCCCAGCCGCACGCCGACCGGATCAACGCGTTGGCCCACGAGCGCGCCGAGCCGTGGATCGGCCGCTACGGCGGCAAGATCTCCGCCGAGTGGCAGTTCGCCAAGGGCCTGCAGATCCTGGAGGAGGACCCGGAGGTCTACCGGCGGGCCGAACGCTTCATCGAGGCCGCCGACTGGATCGTGTGGCAGCTCTGCGGCGTCGAGACCCGCAACGTCTGCACCGCCGGCTACAAGGGCATCCGGCAGGACGGCGCGTACCCGTCGGTGGACTACCTGACCGCCCTCCACCCCGGCTTCGGCGACTTCGTGACCAAGCTGGACGGTCCGCTGCGGCCGCTGGCGGCCAGGGCGGGCGGTCTGACCGCCCGCGCCGCCGCCTGGACCGGGCTGCCGGAGGGAGTCGCGGTCGCGGTCGGCAACGTCGACGCCCACGTCACCGCGGCCGCCGCCCAGGCGATCGAGCCGGGCCGGCTGGTGGCGATCATGGGCACCTCGACCTGCCACGTGGTCAACGGCAGCCACCTCGCCGAGGTGGCCGGCATGTGTGGCGTCGTCGACGGCGGGATCAGCGCCGGGTCCTGGGGTTACGAGGCCGGGCAGAGCGGGGTCGGCGACATCTTCGGCTGGTTCGTCGAGCAGGCCGCGCCGGCCGGCGTCGACTCGCACGAACGGCTCACCGAGCTGGCCGCCGCCCAGCCGGTCGGCGCGCACGGCCTGGTCGCCCTCGACTGGTGGAACGGCAACCGGTCGTTGCTGGTCAACCACGACCTCAGCGGGTTGATCGTCGGGCTGACCCTGGCCACCCGTCCGGCCGACGTCTACCGGGCACTGCTGGAGGCCACGGCGTACGGCACCCGGATGATCATCGAGGCGTTCGTCGAGGCGGGGATCGCCGTCGACGACCTGGTGGTGGCGGGTGGTCTCACCTCGAACGAGCTGCTGATGCAGATCTACGCCGACGTCACCAACCGGCCGCTCGGCATCATCGGCTCCGCGCAGGGGCCGGCGCTCGGCTCCGCCATCCACGCCGCCGTCGCCGCCGGCGCGTACCCCTCGATCCACGAGGCGTCGCGGGTGATGGGCCGGATGCGGGCGGCGGTCTACCGGCCGGACCCGGACCGGGTACGCGCGTACGACGCCCTCTACGCGGAGTACCGGGCGCTGCACGACCACTTCGGTCGCGGCGCCAACGACGTGATGCTGCGTTTGCGGGCGATCCGCAACGCGGCGGTCGAGTCGGCCCCGTCGCAGCGGGACGCCGCACTGGAGGTGGTCGCATGA
- a CDS encoding ROK family transcriptional regulator gives MVQEEIRRRNAGALLRHVHLRGPASRAELAERMGLNRSTIMALTTELHRAGLVHEEPPTDTGRAGRPSLVVRPASDRWYVLAFDVAVDRLVAARVGLGGTILDRREAVRPRAGPDLRRVVAVLARFGRQLHRTAPPGATCVGLGASYCGMIRPGDGMVRYGPDLGWVDQAFGDELGRRLGLGLPVAVGNEAHLGAQAEQQRGAGVGLDNLIYLHGDVGVGGGIIVGGRLLGGDGGYGCELGHMVVNPYDGRPCGCGSYGCLEAEVGERALLDAAGRPAELFGRAAIRSVADDADRGDPVAQEALRRVGDWLGIGVANLINLFNPGMVVFGGMLCDMYPGAAAQVRGRIARNVLPVAREHVRLRTAALGDDATLVGAAELAFTPLLTNPLTPHPSPASAPAPSILHFPSGQEPRKRVCQRP, from the coding sequence TTGGTCCAGGAGGAGATCCGCCGGCGTAACGCCGGCGCACTGCTGCGGCACGTACACCTTCGCGGCCCGGCGTCCCGCGCTGAGCTGGCCGAACGGATGGGCCTCAACCGCAGCACCATCATGGCGCTGACCACCGAACTGCACCGGGCGGGGCTGGTCCACGAGGAGCCGCCCACGGACACCGGCCGCGCCGGCCGACCGTCGCTGGTGGTCCGGCCGGCGTCCGACCGGTGGTACGTGCTGGCCTTCGACGTCGCGGTGGACCGGTTGGTCGCCGCCCGGGTCGGGCTCGGCGGGACCATCCTGGACCGGCGGGAGGCGGTGCGCCCGCGCGCCGGACCCGACCTGCGCCGGGTGGTGGCGGTGCTCGCCCGCTTCGGCCGGCAGCTGCACCGCACGGCGCCGCCGGGTGCCACGTGCGTCGGCCTGGGCGCCTCGTACTGCGGCATGATCCGGCCGGGCGACGGGATGGTGCGCTACGGGCCCGATCTGGGCTGGGTGGACCAGGCGTTCGGCGACGAACTCGGCCGCCGCCTCGGCCTCGGCCTGCCGGTGGCGGTGGGCAACGAGGCGCACCTCGGTGCGCAGGCCGAGCAGCAGCGCGGTGCCGGCGTCGGCCTCGACAATCTCATCTACCTGCACGGGGACGTCGGTGTCGGCGGGGGCATCATCGTCGGCGGCCGGCTGCTGGGTGGCGACGGCGGCTACGGCTGCGAGTTGGGGCACATGGTGGTGAACCCGTACGACGGCCGGCCATGCGGCTGCGGCTCGTACGGCTGCCTGGAGGCGGAGGTCGGCGAGCGGGCCCTGCTCGACGCGGCGGGTCGGCCCGCCGAGCTGTTCGGCCGCGCGGCGATCCGGTCCGTGGCGGACGACGCCGATCGTGGTGATCCGGTGGCCCAGGAGGCGCTGCGCCGCGTCGGCGACTGGCTCGGCATCGGTGTGGCGAACCTGATCAACCTCTTCAACCCCGGCATGGTGGTCTTCGGCGGCATGCTCTGCGACATGTATCCCGGCGCGGCGGCACAGGTACGCGGTCGCATCGCCCGCAACGTGCTACCGGTCGCCCGGGAACACGTACGCCTGCGCACCGCGGCCCTCGGCGACGACGCCACCCTCGTCGGCGCCGCCGAACTCGCCTTCACCCCCCTCCTCACCAACCCCCTGACCCCCCACCCCTCTCCCGCGTCCGCCCCCGCCCCGTCGATCTTGCACTTTCCGTCGGGACAAGAGCCGCGAAAGCGGGTATGTCAGCGACCATAA